Genomic segment of Salvia splendens isolate huo1 chromosome 12, SspV2, whole genome shotgun sequence:
acggtacatatcgtgtcaactacacatgcaagccatgtcaactgtgttacaagccatgtcaactacacgtacaaccatctcaactgcacatagaaaccatgtcaacaacaattataactcatgtcaactagacatacaagccatgtcaacaatccgacacattaaaacacgaaatgacacttatacccccgtgttgacataatgtgatagctgttgacatttagttaatcttgtggattagtggctgatattgcatctcatttctcaatttagctaaataatctcaacctaacaggaccatatatatatatatatatatatatatatatcgggGGTGCGTTAGAATAataaccatatttatggtgataacctaataacctatcattttatgggtcaaaaatatcattctacggggtcaaaaataaaaatgatatttatacactataaaatgacattttttcagtatgcataaaatgatacttttaattcataaaatgatattttgttCTATAAATTATACTTTTCGTCCATAAAATGagggttattaggttatcacgaAAActatgggttatcatatgatcacaaatattttcctatatatatatatatatatatatatatatatatagggtagtgatcaagatataactaatttaagtgtataactagagaacaaatctcagccacacatcttaatggaacaaatattatttattttaataatataaaatgggCCAAGGCTATTTTTGGAAATGACAGTATGAAATTCATTAGCTCATACGCGATTGATTTTCTTCCAGATTGAGATTGTCGATGTTCTGCTCCAGAACAGAAAAACGAGCTGCTGATCGTTCTTCTTCATGGCGGTGATCACGCTCTGGAGAGCCGAGAGAGCTGGATTCGCCGGCGGTTTGACGAAGTCGGCGCGAGCTTTCTGGCGGTGGCGGAACCTGAAGGTGGTGCAGCATTGGCGGTGAGGGAATGATTGAAGCCGTTGGATGAGCATGAGCTCATGTCTTCGAGTAGATGGTCCTTCAGCAGCACTCGATTTATTGTTCTTTTTTGAGATGGTCCTTCAGCGCACTCGATTCATAATTTTCGGATTACCACTTCATCTTGAGCTAAAAATTCACTTGTAGTACTCCCTATATTACCACATACATCTTGTCATGTTGATATGGTGTCGTATTAATAGCCACATTCAACTGGATGTACAATAcaatttaattttctgttttgaatgttgtttattaattgtttttttatctGCTTTTAATTGTTACAAATTGACTTAATTCAAAGAAATGGTTGGAGTTTTCATGTTTTAGAGATGTGTGttgtgttctttcttttttcaatCTTTTTATAGATGGAGCATTGGCAAAACATTGCATCAGAGCTTCATTAAACTAACATTACTAGTTTGAAATCATATGCTTCTTCACTAAGGTAAGTTACGGTCAAATTAAATTAtccattttacttcactcttgtttacaaaacacatcactcttagcattattttacttcactcttgtttacaaaacacatcactcttagcatgattttacttcactcttgtttacaaaacacatcactcttattataattttacttcactgttgtttacaaaacgcatcactcgtagcatgattttacatcactcttgtttacaaaacacatcactcttagcattattttacttcactattgtttacaaaacacatcactcttagcatgattttacatcaTTCTTgtctacaaaacacatcactcttagcatgattttatatcgctcttgtttacaaaacacatcactcttagcatgattttatatcactcttgtttacaaaacacatcactcttattctgattttacttcactcttattgtgattttacttcactcttgtttacaaaacacatcactcttattctgattttacttcactcttattgtgattttacttcactcttgtttacaaaaaacatcactcttattctgattttacttcactcttattctgattttactttactcttgtttacaaaacacatcactcttattccgattttacttcactcttagttacaaaacacatcactcttattctgattttacttcactcttgtttacaaaacacatcactcttattctgattttacttcactcttgtttataaaacgcatcactcttttacttcactcttgtttacaaaacacatcactcttattctgagtttactccactcttgtttacgaaacacaacactcttattctgattttactccactcttgtttacgaaacacaacactcttattctgattttacttcactcttgtttacaaaacacatcactcttattctgattttaattcactcttatttacaaaacacatcactcttattctgattttacttcactcttgttaacaaaacacatcactattagcatgattttacttcactcttgttaacaaaagaCATCACACACACCACACCAAATCTGCATTAATCAACAGAGCGTGAAAGGTGGAATTATTAGTTAAGCaataatccaaaattaaaataatagtatcagAGACAGATATGAAAAATTACACGACCAATCACCTTCttccaattaaataattaattaaaattaatcacATTTCCTTTCTCCTTCTTCAATGAATCAACTTCTTATAAATCATCACTCTGTTTGCCCTCTCTCCTTTCTTCAATGGAACAACAATGAGATGCATTTATAATTTGCTCATCaacaacaatcaatcaatccaTCCATCACAACACACAAAGATACACAAAGATGAAGTTCGGGAGGGAGCTAGCTTCCCAATTGGTCCAGGAATGGCAGACAACATACATGGACTACCAAGGCCTCAAGACGCTACTGAAAAACCACATCGCATTCCGGAAGAACACCGCATTGTCGCCGCCGTTACCCAGAAGAAGAAGGGCGATATCAGAAGCCCCCATTCCAatgcgaattcaaccaacgtaTCTCTCGTCTCCCCTCTCACCTGCTCCGattcttcactgatcacgcATTCGACATCCAGCCCAGTCGATCTCGTCGGAGTCGATTTTGAACTCCGATTCCGTGGCCTTGCTCCTTGCTAAGAAATTGGACGAAGTGATTTGATTAATAGGATTCCTAATCGATTGTGAGAAGGCATTCCGCCTCTGGCTAGTGATTGTGAAGGTGTTGGGAGCTCTGTCGGCGGCGTAaatggcggcggtggcagcGAAGGAAGAGCACCAGCAGCAATTCACCGCCATTTTGTGTGATACTAATTGATTTTGGAGAAGAGGGAAGAGGAGAAGATGTAACGCAGTTTCTTtcaaatgaccattatacccccgcttgattattgtggagtaaatttgtgagggggagaactaatttctcctttaaattctaaaattacatgtattaatactagcccttgattttcttaatcttgtggctgtgatttgttctctagttatttggttaaggggtgtttaCTCATCGTATCTAATTAGATACGGATACGGTATGGTCGTTTGGAGCTTTATAAATAGGGATTTTGCATCATTCATTAATCAATCATCAATTAATctcaaacaaacaaaaaaaattttgaaagatGGCGGCAGGATTCATtaatggcggcggcggagagcgGAAGGATTACCCCGGAAAGATGACGTGGCGCATGGTGATCACCTGCATCATGGCCGGCTGCGGCGGCCTCATTTTCGGCTACGACATCGGCATCTCCGGCGGAGTCACCTCCATGGCTCCCTTCCTCCAAAAGTTCTTCCCCCGCGTCTACCACCGCGAGGAGCTCAactccggcggcaccaaccagTACTGCAAGTTCGACGACACCATGCTGACACTATTCACATCCTCACTCTATTTGGCCGCGCTTGTGGCGTCGGTTTTCGCCTCTTTCATTACTCGAAAGTTCGGTAGAAAACCCTCGATGGTTTTCGGCGGTTTGGTGTTTTTAGCCGGCGCCGCCGTGAATGGCTTCGCTCACAATGTGGCGATGCTGATCATCGGCCGGATCCTCCTCGGCGTTGGAATCGGCTTCGCTAACCAATCCGCTCCGGTTTACCTCTGCGAGGTGGCTCCGGCGAAGCACCGCGGCAAGCTGAATATGCTCTTCCAACTCATGATCACCGTCGGGATTTTGGCTGCTAATTTGATCAATTTCTTCAGCGCGAAAATGAGTAATGGGGAAGGGTGGCGCGTGAGCCTCGGATGCGCCGGAATCCCCGCCCTAATTTTTCTAATCGGATCGCTCTGCCTCCCCGATACCCCTAATTCGCTAATCGAGAGAGGTAGGCTCCCAGAGGGGAAGGAGCAATTGAGGAAatttgttacggacgttctccgtaacgaggccggatggctaacttctcggagagataggGTGATCAATCCTTCGACAAGCTCGAAGGAAGGCTCACGGATTTGCTGAGTCACAGACGTTCTCCGATCAGCAGCAAATAGGGAACAATAATTATACTAgatactcaagacaagtttagggaaaatattatattgattgaatgaataaagtgataacaataactcctatttataatgctactaacttaatgaacaagaaaacaaagatatagaaaaagatatgcaaatccctaatatatctaaactaaatattaatagtataagactcgtatcaactcccccacggttaaaatccaccttgtcctcaaggtgggaaccacgaagcaaggGTGAGAGTCGAACGCAGAAGCTTTGGCGAggtatctcctcctggatcaaacacatatcgaacaactgaatatctccctttatcacctccataaaaaatcaacaaaggagacccactGTGGTCAGAAAAATTCCATGCCAAAACAAAAAGCTTGTCAACGCTTCCAAGAATGCTCAAACATGACGTGTCATTGcccggagggatcaaccttgcatcggtgTCGAGTGATGTTGATCGAGAATTCCGATGTGTAGCACCCCTCAGATGCAAATCCCCACAGATAAAGGCAATCTCCTTCAAAtgtattggaaaggacggtgcaactttatttccaactaatgcaCATAGATAAGCACCACCATTTTCACTAAAACAATTCTCAACAACATCGTGAGATGTCATTCGAGCAGCATCGAGAGATGCGACGACCTTCTTCACTTTCTCAATGGAATCAACATCCTCGTCGCCATCTAACAATGTTTCTTCCTCTCCACTGATATAGGGGCTGCACGGCGGAGAGACCATAGCTGGTGGAGAGGGCAAATTGTCTAacacttcttcttcctcatttttCAACGAGCTCGGGACAACAGCTTGTGGATGTGGACTAACGGCCAATAATGGAGATGTCACGGGCAGTGGTTGCAAGGGCCGGTAAGCCCCTGGTGAGACGTATGGCTGCAGCTCTAAGGGTGATGCCGGACTTGACTGTTGTGGCAGGCGATCTGATTGCCTCGGCAGCGGCGTTGCAGCCGCAAAAGGCAGTTGCGCTGCCGAGCGGCGGTGACctggtggcagcggcggtggttTAGACCGCGATGGGTTGTATTCGTGCCGCCATTGGTGATACTCGGCATGGGGATTTCGTGGGGGGGCGTCCGACGAATAGGGTGGGTGCCTTAAAGTCGAGGTCGTGTATTGCCTCGGCTGCTCGTATGACGAATCCAAGTCGGTGTAGTGCGACTTACGGTATAGCGGTGATTCCGACAGCAGAGGAGCACGAGTTTCTCCCACACGGTGACTGGAAGTTTGGAAGGGCGGATCCCAGCCAGTTGGACAACGCCTAGGCGCTCCCGAATCGAAATCCGCATAGGGTTGTCTTCCATACGCTGCTTTTGACGCATGCAAATTTTTCACACGACGATCGATTACTTCACATCGTGATTCCAGCCTGGACTCTAATTTGTCAAATCGGGCCATGATCTTCTCTACCTCGGCGGAGAAAATCTCGCTTGATCCCGGGAAGGCGCGCGGCGGATTGTTGCATTCCGAATTACCGCGCAGGGACCACCCCGGTTGACCATCCCCGCGGTGGGTCATCACCGACAAGCGACGCGATGGATCGGGTGGATCCAaatggtgtgagacgtagggtgattctggatcaggccacgacggcggacggagtacttccgcccggctgctcggagggtcccaacaggttacacggcgaggttggaccggctggtagggacggaatggctgtgtggtCTGAGGGAAGTTGTATTGACGACGGCGgtagccggcgtagtcgtatgacatgtcgacGGACTGAAGCGTGGGTGTGGTGGAGATGGTGGTGATGCGgctgactttttttttttttttttggtgagtTGTTTGGGAGATATGGATGAACGAAGACGGAGGATGagctctggatgaaagcaccagttgttacggacgttctccgtaacgaggccggatggctaacttctcggagagataggGTGATCAATCCTTCGACAAGCTCGAAGGAAGGCTCACGGATTTGCTGAGTCACAGACGTTCTCCGATCAGCAGCAAATAGGGAACAATAATTATACTAgatactcaagacaagtttagggaaaatattatattgattgaatgaataaagtgataacaataactcctatttataatgctactaacttaatgaacaagaaaacaaagatatagaaaaagatatgcaaatccctaatatatctaaactaaatattaATAGTATAAGACTCGTATCAAAATTCCGCGGAGTTGACGACGTGGAGGATGAGTTGGCCGACATCGTTTTGGCGAGCGAGGCGGCGAAGCAGGTGGAGAAGCCGTGGTCGAATCTCCTCCGCCGCAAGTACCGTCCGCAGCTAGTGATGGTCGTTTTAATCCCCTTCTTCCAGCAATTCACCGGAATGAACGTCATCATGTTCTACGCTCCGGTCCTATTCAAAACAATCGGATTCGGCAGCAACGCCTCCCTCGCCTCCGCCCTAATCTCCGGCGGAGTCAATTGCGTCGCCACATTAGTCTCGATTTGCACCGTCGACAGATTAGGCCGACGTTTCTGGTTTCTAGAAGGCGCGATTCAGATGTTCATTTGCCAGATCATCGTCGCGATCTGCATCGGCGCCAAATTCGGCGTCTCCGGCAACCCCGGGGAGCTGCCGGTGTGGTACGCCGGCATAGTCGTGTTTGCGATATGCGTGTACGTGGCGGGATTCGCGTGGTCGTGGGGCCCGCTGGGGTGGCTGGTGCCCGGGGAGATACTGCCGTTGGAGGTGAGATCGGCGGGGCAGAGCGTGAATGTGTCGGTGAATATGATTTTCACTTTCATCATTGCTCAATGCTTCCTCAGAATGCTGTGCGTCATGAAATTTGGCCTTTTTATATTCTTCTCCGGCTTTGTCTTGGTCATGGCGCTTTTCATATATTATTTCTTGCCAGAGACGAAGGGGATTCCGATTGAGGACATTGCTGAGGTTTGGAAGACGCATCCGTACTGGAAGAGATTTGTAGACGAAGACGACGATGTTGCTCGCAAGAATAGGTTCTCAGGAGTTtagattatgttttttttttatgttgctTTTCTTTTTGAGGTTAGAATATTTATGCTTTCATGAGTTTCTCTTCATTCTTTCACGTTAATTTTAATGCTAGTGTTATTCTCTTTCTTGCCTTTGTTCTATATTATGGTTCAATTTAAATTGTACGTAGTATTTATTATTGTTATATATCAATTGAGAATTAATAATAAGTTCGAATTTCGTTACCATCGTGGAAAAATAGGTTGTGGAATACGTGATAGGAGAAAATGAGATTGGCTCTCACCATTGTAGTTATAGGGAGTATTGTCGAACTAGATGCCATTGTTATTGGTTGTGTGATATATTACGTGCAAGAATCCATTGTTATTGGGTTGTGTGATAGAGTAAATTACGTGCTCGATACTGAATCATACCATCTGAGCATAAACATTCATCAATTCTTTATTCATCCTTTCTGATTTTTCTAATTTACTTTTCTAGAAATTGCAAAATTGCCaaaattatttggatttaattttggaatcgttaatttttaaaaatttaatcacACAGCTCTGGAGAATTATAATTCATGTGAatgtatagtagtagtatttgttgATTAGAATTTGGCATATGAGTGTAGTCTGTCCAATtccattttctaaaaaaaatctctggaaattataaattaaatatttggaGATAACTATCTCAATAAATAAAGAAACgcagaagaagagaaaaaagagagTTGGAGGCTCAGATCTGTTAGAAAAAAGAGGCGGAAGAGAAAATGAAGCACGCCATGGCTGCGAATCACCGATTGCGTTGCCACAACGCCATTCGGGTGGGCCCgccctgtcacgaccgcccttctcgGGTAattaaatgcggcgatcgtgacctaaCAGGACTCAAATGCAATAAAAAAAGGggctagggttttataaaaAGGGGTTTGACCAAGGAAATAAATTAACTATAAATCAAGAGAAAAGGGGTCAGGGTGACG
This window contains:
- the LOC121757746 gene encoding sugar carrier protein C-like; amino-acid sequence: MAAGFINGGGGERKDYPGKMTWRMVITCIMAGCGGLIFGYDIGISGGVTSMAPFLQKFFPRVYHREELNSGGTNQYCKFDDTMLTLFTSSLYLAALVASVFASFITRKFGRKPSMVFGGLVFLAGAAVNGFAHNVAMLIIGRILLGVGIGFANQSAPVYLCEVAPAKHRGKLNMLFQLMITVGILAANLINFFSAKMSNGEGWRVSLGCAGIPALIFLIGSLCLPDTPNSLIERGRLPEGKELVSKFRGVDDVEDELADIVLASEAAKQVEKPWSNLLRRKYRPQLVMVVLIPFFQQFTGMNVIMFYAPVLFKTIGFGSNASLASALISGGVNCVATLVSICTVDRLGRRFWFLEGAIQMFICQIIVAICIGAKFGVSGNPGELPVWYAGIVVFAICVYVAGFAWSWGPLGWLVPGEILPLEVRSAGQSVNVSVNMIFTFIIAQCFLRMLCVMKFGLFIFFSGFVLVMALFIYYFLPETKGIPIEDIAEVWKTHPYWKRFVDEDDDVARKNRFSGV